ACGGGCGAGCCCCCGTGCGCGCCCCCGGGGCAAGCTCACAGCCCATCCGCCCTGCACACGGCGCGGATCGCTCGGTAGGGTCGCCCGAACATGGTTGACGCGGTGGTGGGCGAAGAGTTCCGGCTCCGGTGGCGCAGAAGGCTGCACCGGATCCGCGTCGCCGTGCGCCGTGTCGGGGTGGACTACTTCCGCGGCGACGCCTCCGACTGGGCCGGCCTGGCCGTGGTGGCGGCGGCGATACCGGTGCTGGCGGTCACCACGGTGTTCATACCCGTGTGGTGCCCGCCGGGCGCCCTGGTGCTGCCGATACTGGCCGGCGGGCTGCTGCTGCGCCCGGCGAGCCTGCTCCTGCTGTACGCCGGCTCCGCGCTGGCGCTGGTGGTCGAGTCGGCGGTGCTGGGCCCGTACCGGGAGGGCCCGGCGCGGGTCACCCCGGGCACGGTGCTGCTGGTCACGGCGGTGGCCCTGACGGGGCTGGTGATCGCCCAGTTCAGGGCCCGGGTCGGGGTGCCGTGGCGGCGGGGCCACACCATGCTGTTCGACCTGCGCGAGCGGATCAGGGTGCAGAGCCGGCTGCCGCACCTGCCGGCCGGCTGGCACGCGGAGATGGCGCTGCGCCCGGCCGGCGGCCAGTCGTTCTCCGGGGACTTCGTGGTGGCCACCCGCACCTCGGGCGGCCGGGTGCTGGAGGCGGTGCTCACCGACGTGTCCGGCAAGGGCATGGACGCCGCGTCCCGTTCACTGCTGCTGTCGGGGGCGTTCGGCGGGCTGCTGGGCTCGCTGCCGCCGCACGCCTTCCTGGGCGCCGCCAACGGCTACCTGCTGCGGCAGAACTGGGACGAGGGGTTCGCCACTTCGGTGCACCTGGTGCTCGACCTGGAGAGCGGCGACTACGAACTGCTGTCCGCGGGGCACCTCCCGGGGATTCAGCTGCACGCCGGGACCGGGCGCTGGGAGGAGAAGGCCGCCGAGGGTCCGCTGCTGGGCGTCTACGACGGCGCCGAGTTCCACGGCTGCAAGGGGACGTTGGCCTCCGGGGACATGCTGATGCTGTTCACCGACGGGCTGGTGGAGACCGCCGACCGGGACATCTCCGAGGGCATGGACCGGCTGATGGGCGAGGCGGAACGGCTGGTGGCGACCGGATTCCGGGGCGCCGCCTGGCGGTTGATCGAGGCGGTGGCCAAAGACGTCAACGACGACCGGGCGTTGCTGTTGGTGTGCCGCGACTAGGCGGTGGGAATGGGAGTATGGGGCCCACGCCGGAAGCGACCGGAAGGCCCCGGGGGCGGAGTGCCGATGACGCCCCCCGGCCGCCCGGACGATGGCAGTATGGGTACCGGGCGGACGGGGGCGGCAGGCGCGGTCCCCGGACCGGCTAGGGCCTACCGAAAGAGGAAGTGAACCGCTGTGGTTATCTCCCTGTCCGCCGCGCTGCTGCTGGCGATCGTTCTCGTGGTGATGATCCGTGCCAACTCCATCAAGGTGGGGCCTGCCATCGTCGCCGCGCTCTTCGGCTTCTTCCTCGCCTCGTCGAACATGGCGCCGGACATCAACCGGTTCCTCAACTCAGTGGCCGACACCATCAGCCAGATAAAGCTCTGACGCGGGCAGGGACTGCGGCTCGGCCCGCAGCACCTGGCGCAGCACCTCCGCCGGGCCGTTCCCGTCCGCGGCCCCGGGGGTCCCGCCGCCCCCTTCGGCCCGGTTCGCCCCGTCGGCCCCCTTGGTGTCGCCCGCCGCGAGCAGGGCGGCGAGGACGGCGACCCGGGCCTGCGCCGGACGCAGGGTGCCGGCGAGTTCGGCGCCTGCGGCGACCAGGTCGACCGCTCCCCCGCCGGTGTACAGGGGCGCCACGCTGCCGGCCGCCACTCGTGTGCTGACGACCACCAGCACGCCGTCGGCGACGGCCCGGCGGACGCTGTCGACGATCGGCGGGGTGAGGTTCCCGGCGCCGGTGCCGGCCAGCACGACGCCGCGGGCGCCGGCGGCCAGCGCGGCGTCCAGGAGCACGGTGTCGGCGTCGCTGTGGTGGGTGATGATGTCCACCCGCGGGTGCCCGGCGGCCTCCGGCGGCAGCGGCAGCGCGGCCGGGCGGGGGCGCCGGCGGCCCCAGCTGACCCGGCCGAACTCGACCCGGCCGAGCGGGAGTCCGTCGGGGTCGCCGAAGGCGTGGGCGTCCAGGGTGTGCTTCTTGACGGTGCCCCGGGCGGCGAAGACCTGCCCGGCGAAGGTGATGACGGCGCCGATGTCGCGGCCGGAGGAGGCGGTGAGCAGCGCGTCGTACAGGTTGCCGGCCGCGTCGCCGTCCTCGGCGTCCAGCGGCTTCTGGGCGCCGGTGAAGACCACGGGGCGGGGGTCGTCGTGGAAGAGGTCGACGAGGAAGGCCGACTCCTCCAACGTGTCGGTGCCGTGGGTGACGACGACACCGCTCACGGCGGGGTCGGCGAGCACCTCGTGCACGGTGCGCAGCAGCCGCAGCTGGTGGGCGGTGGTGATCCTGGAGCTGTTGACGGTGAAGAGGTCGACGACCCGCACCTCGACCCCCTCGGGCACCGCGCCGGCGGCGAGCACCTCGCTGCCGGCCGCCTCGGCGGCGTAACCGTCCCCCTGCCAGCGGCTGGCGATGGTCCCCCCGGTGCTGATGACCACGACATTGCGCATGTCTGAATCCGCCTCCTTTGGACGCGTACCCCGTCTGGACCTCTTCCCCCAGCACAATAATATGCGCGTAGACCTGTCATTTGATTGCTCATGTATGACGTTCGCGGTCCACATCGTGGTAGGAACCACTCCTATGGACGCGATTGACAGAAGCATCTTGCGCGAACTACAGGCTGACGGTCGGCTGAGCAATCAGGAGCTGGCCCAGCGGGTCGGCCTGACCCCCTCCCCGTGCCTGCGGCGGGTGCGGCAGCTGGAGGAGGACGGGGTGATCCAGACGTACCGCGCCGTGGTCGACCCGGCGGCGGTGGGACGGGGCTTCGAGGTGTTCGCCTCGGTGGAGGTGCGGCGCGACCCGGAGTCGGTGGCCGCCTTCGAGTCGGAGGTGCAGGCCACCCCGGACGTGGTGGAGGCGTACCGGCTGTACGGAGCGCCCGGATGCCTGCTGCGGATCGCGGTCGCGGACTCCGACGCGTACGAGCGGTTCTGGCGGGAGCGGCTGATCGCCATGCCCGGCGTCGCCGACGTCAACTCACAGATGATCATGAAGCGGATCAAGTCGCCCCAGGGCGTACCGGTCGACTGACCTCCTGCCTCCTGCCGCACGCCCTCGTCCGCCGAGCCGGCGGTGAGTGGCGGGCGGTAGAACACCCGGACGGCCCGGCCCGGTTGGGCGGGCGCGCCGTCACGGACGGTGCCACGCGGCGGACGGTGCCACGCGGCGGGCGGTGCCACGCGGCGGGCGGTGCTACCCGGCGGGCGGTTGGCAGGTCGGGCACCAGAACAGGTTGCGGCCGGCCAGCGGCACGGTGCGCACCGGCGTGCCGCACACCAGGCAGGGCTCGCCGGTGCGGCGGTAGACGTAGACCTCGCCGCCGTGGTCGTCGCGGCGCGGCGGGCGGCCCATGGCCTCGGGCTCGTGCTCGGGCCGTACGGTGTCGATGCGGTTGCGCTCGACGCCCTGGCGCATCAGGGCCACCAGGTCGGCCCACATCGCGTCCCACAGCGGCCGGGGCAGGTCACGGCCGGGCAGGAGCGGGTCCACGCCGAACCGGAAGAGCACCTCGGCGCGGTAGACGTTGCCGACGCCCGCGACCACCTTCTGGTCCAGCAGCAGGACGGCGACCGGCATCCGAGAGCGGGCCATCCGGGCGTAGGCGCCGTCCGGGCCGTCCTCGGGGCGCAGCGGGTCGGGGCCGAGCCGGTCGTGGACGGCCCGCTTCTCCGCCGGGGTGATCAGCGCACAGGTGGCGGGGCCGCGCAGCTCCATGGTGCGGGTGGCGTCCGGGCCGCCGGTGAGGCGCAGCCGGACGGTGTCGGTGACCGGGCCGTCGAAGGCGACCTTGCCGATCAGGCCGAGGTGGATGTGCACCCAGGCACCCGGCCCGTCGCCGCCGTGCGCACCGCCCTCCCCGGCTCCCCCGGGCCGGGCCCGCCGGAGCGGACCGGGCCGAGGGCGTCGAAGCCGAGGAAGAGGTGCTTGCCGTGGGCCTCGACGGCCTCCAGCACGGAGCCGTCGAGCAGGGCCGCCGCGTCGGCGAACTTGCCCTGCGGACTGCCGACCCGGACCGGCCGGCCGGCGAACCGGTCGAGGCACTCGGCCGCCAGCCGGTGGATCGTGTGGCTCTCGGGCATCGGCCGGTCAGTCCTCAGTCCTGGTTGTTCGGGTGGTGGGCCGGGATCGGCGGGAGCTCGCCGGTGGCCTCGTAGCGGGCCAGCATGTCGATCCGGCGCTGGTGGCGCTCGGCGTGCGAGTACGGGGTGGCGAGGAAGAGCTCGACGAACTTCACCGCCTCCTCCTCCGTGTGCATGCGGGCGCCGACGCTCAGCACGTTGGCGTCGTTGTGCTCCCGGGCGAGGGTGGCGGTCTGCTCGCTCCACGCGAGGGCGGCCCGCACGCCCTTCACCTTGTTGGCGGCGATCTGCTCGCCGTTGCCGGAGCCGCCGATCACGATGCCGAGGGCGTCGGGGTCGGCGGCCGTGCGCTCGGCGGCGCGCAGGCAGAAGGGGGGGTAGTCGTCCTCCGCGTCGAGGATCTGGGGGCCGCAGTCGACGGCCTCGTGGCCGTTGGCGCCCAGCCAGGCGACGAGGTGGTTCTTGAGGTCGAAGCCGGCGTGGTCGGAGCCGATGTAGACGCGCATGGGGCGAGTCTCCCACGGTCCCCGGCCACCCCGCTTCCGGGGTGGCCGGGCCTCCGGGCGCCCCGGGATGCGGGCCGGACCGGAAGGAGCCGAGGTCAGCGGGTGAGGCGCCAGGCGGCGGGCAGCGCGCCCATCGCCAGGGCGGCCTTGAGCGCGTCGCCGAGGAGGTAGGGGCGCAGCCCGAGCCGGAACGCCTGCCCTGCGGACAGGTGCGCCGCGTGGGCCAGGTACGGGACGCCGACCGCGTAGACGACGGCCGACCCGAGCAGCATCACGCCCGCCGTGCGCAGCACCGTGCGGTCACCGCCGCGCCGGGCCAGCCCGCCGACGACGGCCGAGGCCAGCACCATGCCCAGGACGTAGCCGAGGGTGGGCATCGACCAGCCGGAGGAGGCGCCGGCGAACCAGGGCAGTCCGGCCATGCCCGCGACGGCGTAAAGGCCGAGCGAGGCGGCGCCGCGCCGGCTGCCGAGGGCGGCGCCGACCAGCAGGGCGGCGAAGGTCTGGCCGGTGACCGGCACCGGCGAGCCCGGCACGGGGACGGACAGCTGCGCGGCGAGGCCGGTGAGAGCCGCGCCGCCCAGCACCAGGCCCGCGTCCCGCAGCCGCGCCCGGGCGGCGGTGGAGGCGGGCAGCAGGTCGGCCAGGACGAGGCCGGGGGCGGTGGGTGCGGCGGTGCTCAAGGGGGGCCTCCACGGGGGTGGGCGTCGGGAGCGGTCAGGGGGACACCGCGACGCTAGCCCACCCGTCGAGAGGTGATCATCGTCCGACTCCGACAAAGCCCGAGGGCCGCCCTTGGAGGCTTCCACCCCGCCTCCGGACCGGCTTGGCCGACCTCGGATCGCCCCCTCGGGAGGGATACCAGCAGGTGGCGTGAGCAGCGTCACGCCCGGTCGGCTCACCGGAAGCGGAGTCGGCGGGCGTCGGCCCGGGTGGGGTCCACCCGTCGGTGCTGTCGAATCCCACCAAAGGCCCGTCGGGCGGGACGAGCACCGCGAGGAGCGCACGCCGGCCGGGTCCGGAAGCGGCCGGCCGTGCGCACTCGCGGCGTGCTGCTCGCGTCAGTCGAAGACCGGGCCCTGCGTGCGCGTCCGCTTGAGCTCGTAGAAGCCGGGGGTGGAGGCGACCAGCAGCGTGCCGTCCCACAGCTTCGCGGCCGCCTCGCCCTTGGGCGCGGGGGTGACCACGGGGCCGAAGAAGGCGACCTGCTCGCCATCGGCGCCGGGCACCGCGATGACGGGGGTGCCGACGTCCTGGCCGACCAGGTCGATGCCCTCCTTGTGGGAGGCGCGCAGCTCCTGGTCGTAGCGGTCCGAGTCGGCGTAGTCGGCCAGGGCGGCGGGCAGGCCGACCTCCTCCAGCGCCTCCAGGATCGTCTCGCGCGTCCTGGGCAGCTCGCGGTTGTGGAAGCGGGTGCCGAGGGCGGTGTAGAGCGGGCCGACGACCTCGTCGCCGTGCTCCTGCTGCGCCGCGATGACCACCCGGACCGGGCCCCAGGCGTCCCGCAGGAAGGTGGCGTACTGCTCCGGCAGGGTGTCGAGCTTGTCCTCGTTGAGCACGGCGAGGCTCATCACGTGCCAGCGGACGGAGACCGGGCGGACCTTCTCGACCTCCAGCATCCAGCGCGAGGTCATCCAGGCCCAGGGGCACAGCGGGTCGAACCAGAAGTCCGCGGGGGTCGGTCCGGCCGTGGTTTCGGTGGCGCTCACAGTCCTGTTCCTCCGACGACATGGGTGCGCTGCGCGGACCGGCACCCGCCGACCCGCGCCGGGGCAGGGAGCAGTCCCGGCATCCGCCTCAACGCCCGTCCGGCCCGGGGAATTCCCGCGTCCGCCGCGGGGCGGACAGCCTCGGCGGACCCCCTCCGGAAGGGCGTCCGAAGGTCCTCCGGGAGACCTTCCGGGAGGCCCCGCACGAGCCCCCCGGGGTGCCTCCGCTGGTGCCCCGCCCCGCCGCCTCGGCAGGCCCGCGCCCCCGTGGGAGGATGCCCGGGTGCCCCGCGATCCGGGGCTCGCCCACGCCGTGCCGCGGACACCGCGGGGGCGACCCAGCAGCACCGCAGCAGCAGAGGAGCGCCCGTGCCCGGCGAGAACCTGAGCCGTGAGGAGGCCCGCGCCCGGGCCGCGATCCTGTCCGTGGAGCGGTACGACGTCGCGCTCGACGTGCGCGGTGCCGTCGGCCCGCGAGACGAGGCGGCGGGCACGGCCGGCACCGCGGGCAGCGGCCCCCGCACCTTCCGCTCGACCACGGTGATCGAGTTCCGCTGCACCCAGCCGGGCGCCTCGACCTTCGCGGACCTGATCGCGCCCGCGGTGGCGTCGGTGCGGCTCAACGGCCGCGAGCTCGACCCCGCCGAGGTCTTCGACGGCGCCCGGATCGCCCTGGACGACCTGGCCGAGCGGAACACCCTGGTGGTGGACGCGCTGTGCGCCTACAGCCGTACCGGCGAGGGCCTGCACCGCTTCGAGGACCCCGAGGACGGCGAGGTCTACCTCTACACGCAGTACGAGCCGGCCGACGCCCGCCGGGTCTTCGCCAACTTCGAACAGCCCGACCTGAAGGCCCCGTTCACCTTCCAGGTCACCGCGCCCGAGGGCTGGACGGTGGTCGGCAACGGCGCACGCGAGGGCGACCCGGAGCCGGTCGCGGACGGCGGCACCGTCTCGCGGTTCGCGCCCACCCAGCCGATCTCGACCTACATCACGGCGGTCGTGGCCGGCCCGTACCACGTCGAGCACGACCACTACGCGCGGCGGCTGGACGACAAGGCGGTGCTGGACATCCCGCTGTCGGTGCTGTGCCGCCGCTCGCTCGCCAAGCACTTCGACGCCGACGCGGTCTTCGGGGTCACCAAGCAGGGGCTGGACTTCTTCCACGACAACTTCGGCTACCCCTACCCGTTCGGCAAGTACGACCAGGCGTTCGTGCCGGAGTACAACCTGGGCGCGATGGAGAACCCGGGCTGCGTGACGTTCCGGGAGGAGTTCATCTTCCGCGGCAAGGTCACCCGCGCCGCCTACGAGGGCCGCGCCAACGTGATCCTGCACGAGATGGCGCACATGTGGTTCGGCGACCTGGTCACCATGCGCTGGTGGGACGACCTGTGGCTGAAGGAGTCCTTCGCGGACTTCATGGGCGCGTTCGCGCTGGTGGAGGCGACGCGGTACGAGGAGGGCTGGATCACCTTCGCCAACCGCCGCAAGGCGTGGGCGTACCGGGCCGACCAGCTTCCGTCCACCCACCCGGTGGTGGCCGACATCCGGGACCTGGAGGACGCCAAGCTCAACTTCGACGGGATCACGTACTCCAAGGGCGCCTCGGTGCTCAAGCAGCTGGTCGCCTACGTCGGGCGGGACGCGTTCCTGGAGGCGGCGCGCCGCTACTTCGCCCGGCACGCCTACGGCAACACCACCCTGGCCGACCTGCTGTCGGTGCTGGCCGAGACCTCCGGCCGGGACATGGCGGCCTGGTCGCGGGCCTGGCTGGAGACCTCGGGCGTCAACACGCTGACCCCGGAGGTGGTCTGCGACGCCGAGGGCCGGATCACCCGGCTCACGGTCGCGCAGGGCGGTGCCGGCGAGCAGCCCGTGGTGCGCCCGCACCGGATCGCGGTGGGCCTGTACCGGCGGGCCGCCGACGGCGCGCTGGAGCGGTACGCGCGGGCGGAGGCGGACGTGGCGGGGCGTCGGCGGAGGTCGCGGAGCTGGCCGGGCAGCCCCGTCCGGACCTGGTGCTGGTCAACGACGACGACCTGACGTACTGCCTGACCCGCTTCGACGAGGCGTCGCTGGCCACGCTCCGCTCCCACCTGGGCGACATCACCGACCCGCTGGCCCGCGCGGTGTGCTGGTCGGCGGTGTGGAACCTGACCCGCGACGGGCTGCTGCCGGCCCGCGACTACCTGGACCTGGTGCTGCGGTTCGCCGGCCGGGAGAGCGACATCGGCGTGCTCCAGTCGCTGCACGGCCAGGCCCGCGCCGCCCTGGACCGCTACGTGGCGCCGGCCGCCCGCGAGGAGGCCGGCCGGGCGCTGGCCGCGGGCGCGGTGCGGGAGCTGCGGCAGGCCGAGCCGGGCAGCGGCCACCAGCTGGCCTGGGCCCGGTTCCTCGCCGCGGTGGCCGCCGACCCGGCCGAACTGGAGCTGCTGCGGGGCCTGCTGGAGGGTTCGGCGCGGATCGACGGGCTGGACGTCGACCAGGAGCTGCGCTGGACGCTGCTGGGGGCGCTGGTGTCGGCGGGTGCGGCCGGCGCCGACGAGGTGGCCGCCGAGCGGCGCCGCGACGACACCGCCTCCGGGCAGCGGCACGAGGTGCGCTGCCTGGCCGCGCGGCCGGACGCCGAGGTGAAGGCCGAGGCGTGGCGGGCGGTGGTGGAGTCCGACGCGCTGTCCAACGCGCTGGTGGAGGCGACCATCGCGGGCTTCGCCGAGGCCGGGCAGCGGGAGCTGCTGGCTCCCTACGCCGGACCGTACTTCGCGGCGATCGAGGACGTGTGGGCGAAGCGGTCGATCGAGATCGGCATGGCGGTGGTGCGCGGCCTGTACCCGGCGTACCAGGACTCGCCGGAGACGCTGGCGGCCACCGACGCGTGGCTGGACGCGCGGGCGGAGGCGGCGCCCGCGCTGCGCCGGCTCGTACTGGAGGCGCGCGACGACCTCGCGCGCGCCCTCCGCGCGCAGGAGTGCGACGCGCGCCGGTGACCGCCCGGACGGGCGCGGCGGTGTGAGGCCGTGAGGGCGGGGCCGTTCCGGCAGGTCGGAGCGGCCCCGTCACTCGTTCGGGGGAAATTGGCCGATCGGCGGTACGGAGCCGGGGCTTGAGCCCGGCATTGTCCGGTTTTGTCGACGGGACGGTAACAAGCGGTTACCCGTCGTCTCCGAAGCGGGATGCTCCTGCCCATGAACGTGAACGACCTCACCCCCCACGCCCTGGACCGTCGCGACGCCTTCCGCACCACCGTGATGACGGTCCGCCAGTTGCGCGGCCTGGGCCTGTCCTCGGCCGACGTGGCCGCCCGCTGCCGGCCGGGCGGTCCGTGGCAGCAGGTGCTGCCGCAGGTGTGCCTGCTGCACTCCGGGCCGCCCAGCAGCGAGGAGCGGGTCCGGGCGGCGCTGCTGTACGCCGGGTACGCGCCCGACCGGGACCTTCCCGGCCCGGACACCGCCGACCCGGACGGCGGCGTCCCCGACGGCGACGGTTCGGACGGGTTCTGGGGCCGCGCCGCCGCCGGGCGCGAGGTGATGGTGACGGGGCCGGCCGCCCTGGCGCTGCACGGCTTCGCGGCGGTGCCCCCGGTGATCGGGCTGCCGCGCATCGACGTACTGGTGCCGCGGCAGCGCCGGCTGCGGGACGTCGGGGACGTCGTCGTGCACCGGGACCGGCAGCTGCCCCGGCCGCAGGACCTCGACGGCCTGCCGTGCGCCCCGGTCCCCCGGGCGCTGGCCGACACGGTCGCCGTCCTGGACGACCCGGACACCGTGCGCGCGCTGTTCAGCGAGGCGGTGCGGGCCGGGCACTGCGACGCGGCCGCGGTGGTGCGCGAGCTGGCGGCCGGCCGGCTGCTGGAGCGGCCCTGGGTGCGGCGGGCGCTGGACGTGCTGCGCGCGGAGGACCACGGCGCGGCCGAGCAGCTGCTGTACGGCGTGGTGGGCCGCTACCGGCTGCCGGACCCGGTGTGGAACGTCGAGCTGCGGCTGCCCGGCCGCCCGCCGCTGGGCCGGGCCGACGCGTTCTGGCCGGAGCTCGCGGTGGCCGTGGTGCTCGACCGGCACGACGACGCGCTGCGCGGCCGCCGCGCCCGGCAGCACGCCACCCTGGCCGAACTGGGGGTCACCGTGGTGCGGATGGCCCCGGCCCGGCTGCGGGAGGACCCCGAGGGGCAGGCGGCCGTCATCCGCACCGCCCTGACGGCCGCGGCCGACCTCGCTTCGGCCGCGTACCTGGTGGTGACCCCCCGCTGAGCCGCCGGGCCGGCGGCCGGCCGGGGTTCAGGGCTTCTTCAGCAGCAGTTCGGTGTTGCGGTCGTTCTCCGCGCCGACGAAGCGGGTCAGGTCGGCGCCGGGCGCGTTGTAGGACAGCTCGCGGTAGAGCGAGGCGAGGCCGGTGGGCGACAGGTCCGTGTAGTCGGTGCGGTGCGGGGCTGCGGACTCGATCAGCGTGGTGAACAGCGACAGCGTGCCGTCGTGGTTGTCCACCAGCTCGATCACCCGGGCGAGTTGCGGGTAGTCCACGTGGGAGGCGGTGTTGACCTCCCAGAAGGAGCCGTGCGACTCGATCTTGTTGACGTGGGTGTGGCCGTTGACCCACGCCAGCACGTTGCGGTGCCGTCCCAGCAGCGCGGTCAGCTCCTTGCCGTCGTGCCGCTTCTCGTGCGGGCGGGCCGGATCGGTGATCAGGTTGGTCATGGTGTGGCTGGTGTGGTGGCTGAAGACGATCGCGTGGCGGTCGCTGTTGGCGGCCAGCGTGCGGTCCAGCCAGTCCAGTTGGGCCGTGCCGATGGAGCCGAGGTAGGAGCCGCCGCGGTCGGTGGTGTCCAGGCTGACACCGAGCACGCCCTCGGCGAGGTCGAAGGTGTAGTAGAGGTGGTCGGCGTCCACGCCGTCCGCCGCGTAGCCGTGGCCGACCGGTCCGGCGCCGGCGCGGCGCGGGTCCAGGTGGGCGTCCAGGTACTGCTGGGGGGTGAACGGCACCCGGCGGGCGTCGGCGGTGACGGTGCGGGCGGTCCGGGAGTAGTGCTCCACGATCTCCCGCAGCACCTTGCCGGTGGGGTCGGTGTGCGTCTGGACGGCCTTGGCGGCACGCAGCGCGTCCGCCAGGGCCACCTGCTCCACCTTGCGCGAGCCGGCGGCCACCTCGGCGGCGAACCCGGAGCCGCCCGAGGCGTAGGCGCCGCTGAAGAGCGCGTCGTGGTTGCCGACGGTGGAGTACCAGGGCAGCTTCAGGCCGGGGCTGGACACCGGGCGGACCGCGGCGGAGAGGTAGCCGGGCAGGTGCGGGAAGCCGCGCTTCTTGTCGTCGTCGGTGCGGGAGCTCTCGGGCTGCCAGAAGAGCGGCAGCCCCGAGTTCTGCACCCCCTCGTAGACGTCCGGCTCACCGGTGTTGGGCGTGAGGACGCCACCGGTCAACGCGGTGAGGAACCAGTCGAGTTCGACGGACGAGTTGTTGTCGGTGTTGTC
This portion of the Actinacidiphila yeochonensis CN732 genome encodes:
- a CDS encoding SpoIIE family protein phosphatase encodes the protein MVDAVVGEEFRLRWRRRLHRIRVAVRRVGVDYFRGDASDWAGLAVVAAAIPVLAVTTVFIPVWCPPGALVLPILAGGLLLRPASLLLLYAGSALALVVESAVLGPYREGPARVTPGTVLLVTAVALTGLVIAQFRARVGVPWRRGHTMLFDLRERIRVQSRLPHLPAGWHAEMALRPAGGQSFSGDFVVATRTSGGRVLEAVLTDVSGKGMDAASRSLLLSGAFGGLLGSLPPHAFLGAANGYLLRQNWDEGFATSVHLVLDLESGDYELLSAGHLPGIQLHAGTGRWEEKAAEGPLLGVYDGAEFHGCKGTLASGDMLMLFTDGLVETADRDISEGMDRLMGEAERLVATGFRGAAWRLIEAVAKDVNDDRALLLVCRD
- a CDS encoding asparaginase; the encoded protein is MRNVVVISTGGTIASRWQGDGYAAEAAGSEVLAAGAVPEGVEVRVVDLFTVNSSRITTAHQLRLLRTVHEVLADPAVSGVVVTHGTDTLEESAFLVDLFHDDPRPVVFTGAQKPLDAEDGDAAGNLYDALLTASSGRDIGAVITFAGQVFAARGTVKKHTLDAHAFGDPDGLPLGRVEFGRVSWGRRRPRPAALPLPPEAAGHPRVDIITHHSDADTVLLDAALAAGARGVVLAGTGAGNLTPPIVDSVRRAVADGVLVVVSTRVAAGSVAPLYTGGGAVDLVAAGAELAGTLRPAQARVAVLAALLAAGDTKGADGANRAEGGGGTPGAADGNGPAEVLRQVLRAEPQSLPASELYLADGVGH
- a CDS encoding Lrp/AsnC family transcriptional regulator, translating into MDAIDRSILRELQADGRLSNQELAQRVGLTPSPCLRRVRQLEEDGVIQTYRAVVDPAAVGRGFEVFASVEVRRDPESVAAFESEVQATPDVVEAYRLYGAPGCLLRIAVADSDAYERFWRERLIAMPGVADVNSQMIMKRIKSPQGVPVD
- a CDS encoding ribose-5-phosphate isomerase codes for the protein MRVYIGSDHAGFDLKNHLVAWLGANGHEAVDCGPQILDAEDDYPPFCLRAAERTAADPDALGIVIGGSGNGEQIAANKVKGVRAALAWSEQTATLAREHNDANVLSVGARMHTEEEAVKFVELFLATPYSHAERHQRRIDMLARYEATGELPPIPAHHPNNQD
- a CDS encoding biotin transporter BioY, which encodes MSTAAPTAPGLVLADLLPASTAARARLRDAGLVLGGAALTGLAAQLSVPVPGSPVPVTGQTFAALLVGAALGSRRGAASLGLYAVAGMAGLPWFAGASSGWSMPTLGYVLGMVLASAVVGGLARRGGDRTVLRTAGVMLLGSAVVYAVGVPYLAHAAHLSAGQAFRLGLRPYLLGDALKAALAMGALPAAWRLTR
- a CDS encoding mycothiol-dependent nitroreductase Rv2466c family protein; translated protein: MSATETTAGPTPADFWFDPLCPWAWMTSRWMLEVEKVRPVSVRWHVMSLAVLNEDKLDTLPEQYATFLRDAWGPVRVVIAAQQEHGDEVVGPLYTALGTRFHNRELPRTRETILEALEEVGLPAALADYADSDRYDQELRASHKEGIDLVGQDVGTPVIAVPGADGEQVAFFGPVVTPAPKGEAAAKLWDGTLLVASTPGFYELKRTRTQGPVFD
- a CDS encoding TIGR03767 family metallophosphoesterase, which translates into the protein MPVPAPRWVDRRALLAAGAAVVAAGGTTAWVFGPSGGPSGARATVPEPSRTPARPAATASATRAVSPPVPPATATTLHSAAAPSGRGGYRRLVDGPGWRQVVRTELAAAHPGREERRTVLAAFVQLTDLHVVDVQSPLRFEWLRAHAPHDWRPHEALSGAGTVALVERINSLRGGPVTGAPLTCAVTTGDNTDNNSSVELDWFLTALTGGVLTPNTGEPDVYEGVQNSGLPLFWQPESSRTDDDKKRGFPHLPGYLSAAVRPVSSPGLKLPWYSTVGNHDALFSGAYASGGSGFAAEVAAGSRKVEQVALADALRAAKAVQTHTDPTGKVLREIVEHYSRTARTVTADARRVPFTPQQYLDAHLDPRRAGAGPVGHGYAADGVDADHLYYTFDLAEGVLGVSLDTTDRGGSYLGSIGTAQLDWLDRTLAANSDRHAIVFSHHTSHTMTNLITDPARPHEKRHDGKELTALLGRHRNVLAWVNGHTHVNKIESHGSFWEVNTASHVDYPQLARVIELVDNHDGTLSLFTTLIESAAPHRTDYTDLSPTGLASLYRELSYNAPGADLTRFVGAENDRNTELLLKKP